One Cicer arietinum cultivar CDC Frontier isolate Library 1 chromosome 8, Cicar.CDCFrontier_v2.0, whole genome shotgun sequence DNA segment encodes these proteins:
- the LOC101488486 gene encoding protein RDM1-like isoform X3, which yields MYQFHSQHHSTLLLLLLLPQTPPKSCFYTDVLTRRAAMYQDYMKQIPIPSSRGSVIPFNSWMGLGSSIKQLYGQPLHYLTNILLKQWDQLRIGGEDEYMPLDDIIHPSKAEATVWLIEEIHRQTSSHFHIANLWKTDPMYHGFVDSIFPTLQQTS from the exons ATGTATCAGTTTCACTCTCAACACCATTCAACTCTCCtcctccttcttcttcttccccAAACTCCACCG AAGTCATGCTTCTACACAGATGTACTCACCCGGCGGGCAGCAATGTATCAGGATTACATGAAACAGATCCCAATCCCAAGTAGTCGAGGCTCTGTCATCCCGTTTAATTCATGGATGGGATTAGGCAGTTCCATTAAGCAGCTATACGGGCAGCCTCTCCATTACCTCACAAATATCCTCCTTAAGCAATGGGACCAATTGAGAATTGGTGGCGAGGATGAATATATGCCCTTGGACGACATAATTCATCCAAGCAAAGCTGAAGCCACGGTCTGGCTCATCGAAGAAATCCATCGACAAACCTCGTCACATTTTCATATTGCTAATCTCTGGAAGACGGACCCAATGTACCATGGGTTTGTTGATTCCATTTTCCCAACATTACAGCAAACATCTTGA
- the LOC101488486 gene encoding protein RDM1-like isoform X2, with protein sequence MKRSFPWDEQVDVSVSLSTPFNSPPPSSSSPNSTDVLTRRAAMYQDYMKQIPIPSSRGSVIPFNSWMGLGSSIKQLYGQPLHYLTNILLKQWDQLRIGGEDEYMPLDDIIHPSKAEATVWLIEEIHRQTSSHFHIANLWKTDPMYHGFVDSIFPTLQQTS encoded by the exons ATGAAGAGGTCATTTCCATGGGATGAACAAGTAGATGTATCAGTTTCACTCTCAACACCATTCAACTCTCCtcctccttcttcttcttccccAAACTCCACCG ATGTACTCACCCGGCGGGCAGCAATGTATCAGGATTACATGAAACAGATCCCAATCCCAAGTAGTCGAGGCTCTGTCATCCCGTTTAATTCATGGATGGGATTAGGCAGTTCCATTAAGCAGCTATACGGGCAGCCTCTCCATTACCTCACAAATATCCTCCTTAAGCAATGGGACCAATTGAGAATTGGTGGCGAGGATGAATATATGCCCTTGGACGACATAATTCATCCAAGCAAAGCTGAAGCCACGGTCTGGCTCATCGAAGAAATCCATCGACAAACCTCGTCACATTTTCATATTGCTAATCTCTGGAAGACGGACCCAATGTACCATGGGTTTGTTGATTCCATTTTCCCAACATTACAGCAAACATCTTGA
- the LOC101488486 gene encoding protein RDM1-like isoform X1 → MKRSFPWDEQVDVSVSLSTPFNSPPPSSSSPNSTGNGLLPNTSSIHISLPNPSTDISSLDVLTRRAAMYQDYMKQIPIPSSRGSVIPFNSWMGLGSSIKQLYGQPLHYLTNILLKQWDQLRIGGEDEYMPLDDIIHPSKAEATVWLIEEIHRQTSSHFHIANLWKTDPMYHGFVDSIFPTLQQTS, encoded by the exons ATGAAGAGGTCATTTCCATGGGATGAACAAGTAGATGTATCAGTTTCACTCTCAACACCATTCAACTCTCCtcctccttcttcttcttccccAAACTCCACCGGTAACGGTCTTCTTCCTAACACTTCTTCAATTCACATTTCACTCCCAAATCCCTCCACAGATATCAGCTCCTTAG ATGTACTCACCCGGCGGGCAGCAATGTATCAGGATTACATGAAACAGATCCCAATCCCAAGTAGTCGAGGCTCTGTCATCCCGTTTAATTCATGGATGGGATTAGGCAGTTCCATTAAGCAGCTATACGGGCAGCCTCTCCATTACCTCACAAATATCCTCCTTAAGCAATGGGACCAATTGAGAATTGGTGGCGAGGATGAATATATGCCCTTGGACGACATAATTCATCCAAGCAAAGCTGAAGCCACGGTCTGGCTCATCGAAGAAATCCATCGACAAACCTCGTCACATTTTCATATTGCTAATCTCTGGAAGACGGACCCAATGTACCATGGGTTTGTTGATTCCATTTTCCCAACATTACAGCAAACATCTTGA
- the LOC101490124 gene encoding uncharacterized protein, with the protein MLSKFRILHNLTQRISSTISTRNSANASHFFVYTKPLCTMVNSQSQLSPESPELPSWVMFSDNPTTPSDEDFVIPSLAHWVDSNILDTKPKLFVKPTLDESTHLVDVEPISIVLKEHYSSPELVTQALKVHAFKVSNSLVNQILKRFSNDWVPAFGFFNWAKTQTPYQHSPELYNFMGDILGKFKEFDLMWELVKEMAEFEGYVTLDTMAKVIRRLAKSRKHEDAVEAFRSMDEFGVKKDTVSLNVLLGALVKGESVEVAHKVLFEFESLIPLNSASFNILINGWCKIRNFENARKAMEKMKEHGFVPDIFSYNNFVEAYCHDKDFRKVDQVLEEMRENGCPPNAVTYTIVMLALGKAGQLSKALDEYERMKRDGIVPDTPFYSSLVFILGKAGRLKDACEVFEDMPKQGVVRDVVTYDTMITIACIHSKEETALRLLKEMEETSCKPDIQTYHPLIKMCCKKKRMKVLKFLLDHMFKNDLSPDLGTYTLLVHSLTKCGKLEDACRFFEEMVLKGLTPRQCTLKLLVGKLESKKMSKEKDHVEELMARVLELEQRHI; encoded by the coding sequence ATGCTCTCAAAATTCCGAATCCTCCACAATTTGACTCAACGCATTTCTTCAACAATCAGCACTCGCAACAGTGCCAATGCCTCGCATTTCTTCGTATATACAAAACCTCTCTGCACAATGGTTAACTCTCAATCTCAACTCTCACCCGAATCACCTGAACTACCATCATGGGTCATGTTCTCCGACAACCCGACAACCCCTTCGGATGAAGACTTCGTTATCCCTTCTCTCGCTCATTGGGTTGATTCCAACATTCTTGATACAAAACCCAAACTTTTTGTGAAGCCAACTTTGGATGAAAGTACGCACCTTGTCGATGTTGAACCAATCAGCATCGTTCTAAAGGAACACTACTCTTCGCCTGAGTTGGTTACTCAAGCACTCAAAGTTCATGCTTTTAAGGTTTCCAATAGTTTGGTTAACCAGATTTTGAAGAGGTTTAGCAACGATTGGGTCCCAGCTTTTGGTTTTTTCAATTGGGCAAAAACACAAACACCTTATCAGCATTCTCCTGAACTCTACAATTTTATGGGTGATATATTGGGAAAGTTCAAGGAATTTGATCTCATGTGGGAGTTGGTGAAGGAAATGGCGGAATTTGAAGGGTATGTGACGTTGGATACAATGGCTAAGGTAATTAGGAGGCTTGCAAAGAGTCGCAAGCATGAAGATGCCGTTGAAGCTTTTCGAAGTATGGATGAGTTTGGTGTCAAAAAGGACACAGTTTCATTGAATGTGCTCTTAGGTGCTTTGGTGAAAGGAGAAAGTGTTGAAGTTGCCCACAAAGTTCTTTTTGAGTTTGAGAGTTTGATTCCATTGAACTCTGCTTCGttcaatattttgataaatggGTGGTGTAAAATTAGAAACTTTGAGAATGCCCGAAAAGCAATGGAGAAAATGAAGGAACATGGTTTTGTTCCTGATATTTTCTCATATAATAATTTCGTTGAAGCTTATTGTCACGACAAGGATTTTCGCAAAGTGGATCAAGTTTTGGAGGAAATGAGGGAAAATGGTTGTCCTCCTAATGCTGTGACTTATACTATTGTGATGCTTGCTTTGGGTAAGGCAGGGCAATTGAGCAAAGCTTTGGACGAATATGAAAGAATGAAGAGAGATGGCATTGTGCCTGACACTCCATTTTACAGTTCATTGGTGTTCATTCTTGGCAAAGCTGGTAGATTAAAGGATGCTTGTGAAGTTTTTGAGGATATGCCTAAGCAAGGTGTTGTGAGAGATGTGGTGACATATGATACTATGATTACTATTGCTTGTATACATTCAAAGGAAGAGACTGCCCTTAGGTTGCTTAAGGAAATGGAAGAAACGTCGTGCAAGCCGGATATACAGACTTATCATCCATTGATCAAGATGTGCTGCAAAAAGAAGAGAATGAAGGTGCTCAAGTTTTTGTTGGATCACATGTTCAAAAATGATTTAAGCCCTGATCTTGGAACTTACACACTTTTGGTGCATAGTCTGACTAAGTGTGGAAAACTTGAGGATGCCTGCAGATTCTTTGAGGAGATGGTCTTGAAGGGATTAACTCCAAGACAATGCACACTCAAGCTATTGGTGGGAAAGCTCGAGTCCAAGAAAATGTCAAAGGAGAAAGATCACGTTGAGGAATTGATGGCACGTGTCCTAGAGCTAGAGCAACGACATATTTAG
- the LOC101490449 gene encoding ATP-dependent RNA helicase SUV3, mitochondrial: MASLFIRRNCNVLARALTGNKEHFCPHFQFKFECLGVALNRIPSYSRSYGSIRNDFTDLTSPHTWYPQARKKRRRVILHVGPTNSGKTHQALKQLQSSASGIYCGPLRLLAWEVAKRLNKAKVPCDLITGQEREEVEGANHKAVTVEMADVSADYQCAVIDEIQMLGCNSRGYSFTRALLGIAADELHLCGDPAAVPLIQEILNITGDEVEIQFYERLSPLIPMKVPLGSLSDVRNGDCIVTFSRKDIYKLKKRIEIEGKHLCSVVYGSLPPETRTRQASMFNDASSECDVLVASDAIGMGLNLNISRIIFSTMKKFDGFEMRDLTVPEIKQIAGRAGRYGSNFPVGEVTCMDADDLPLLHSSLDSPSPILERAGLLPSFDLLYMYSRLHPQSGFYEVLEHFIDNAKLSEKYFIVNCEQVLKVAAVIDEFPLGLRDKYLFCISPVDMDDEISSQGLTQFAENYAKKGLVRLREIFTPGTLQVPKTPCALKELESIHKVLDLYVWLSFRLQDSFPDHELAASQKAICSMLIEEFLERYGWQKPMARRLPSRKMSRSLLIQQLRQN, from the exons ATGGCTTCCCTTTTCATTCGCCGCAACTGCAACGTCCTCGCTCGCGCCCTAACCG GAAATAAGGAGCATTTTTGTCCGCACTTTCAGTTCAAATTTGAATGTTTAGGTGTTGCTTTAAACAGAATACCTTCATATAGCCGCAGTTATGGTTCCATCAGAAATGATTTTACCGACTTGAC CTCCCCTCATACATGGTATCCACAGGCCAGGAAGAAACGTCGCAGGGTTATCCTGCATGTTGGTCCCACTAATAGCGGTAAAACACATCAAGCTCTGAAGCAACTTCAGTCAAGTGCTTCTG GAATATACTGTGGCCCTTTAAGACTGTTGGCTTGGGAGGTAGCAAAACGATTGAACAAGGCAAAAGTTCCATGTGATCTCATTACAGGTCAGGAGAGAGAGGAAGTTGAGGGTGCAAATCATAAGGCTGTTACAGTTGAAATGGCTGATGTATCAGCTGATTATCAATGTGCTGTTATTGATGAAATTCAG ATGTTGGGGTGTAATTCAAGGGGATATTCTTTTACACGTGCTTTGTTAGGCATTGCTGCCGATGAACTTCACCTTTGCGGTGATCCAGCTGCTGTTCCCCTTATTCAGGAGATATTGAATATTACTGGTGATGAGGTTGAG ATTCAATTTTATGAGAGATTGTCACCTTTAATCCCAATGAAGGTTCCTCTTGGATCCTTGTCTGATGTAAGAAACGGTGATTGCATTGTAACCTTTTCACGGAAGGATATATACAAATTGAAG AAGAGAATTGAGATAGAAGGAAAGCATCTTTGTTCAGTAGTTTATGGTTCACTGCCGCCAGAGACTCGAACAAGACAG GCAAGCATGTTCAATGATGCAAGCAGCGAGTGTGATGTTCTTGTGGCCAGTGATGCCATTGGAATGGGTCTTAATCTAAACATCTCTAGGATCATTTTTTCAACCATGAAGAAGTTTGATGGTTTTGAGATGCGAGATCTGACTGTACCCGAGATCAAACAGATTGCAG GGAGAGCTGGTAGATATGGGTCAAATTTCCCTGTAGGAGAAGTAACATGCATGGATGCAGACGATCTACCTTTGCTCCATTCGTCATTGGACTCTCCATCACCCATTTTGGAG CGTGCTGGATTACTTCCCTCCTTTGATCTGTTGTATATGTACTCACGATTACACCCCCAAAGTGGTTTCTATGAAGTGCTG GAGCATTTTATTGACAACGCCAAATTATCTGAAAAgtatttcattgttaattgtGAACAAGTATTG AAAGTGGCTGCTGTTATTGACGAGTTTCCCCTTGGATTGCGTGATAAATACCTTTTCTGTATCAG TCCTGTTGACATGGATGATGAGATTTCATCTCAAGGCCTGACACAG TTTGCAGAGAATTATGCAAAGAAAGGCCTTGTCCGGCTTCGAGAAATATTTACACCAGGAACACTTCAAGTACCCAAGACGCCTTGTGCTCTTAAGGAGCTGGAATCCATCCACAAG GTCTTGGATCTCTATGTTTGGTTGAGTTTTAGGTTGCAAGATTCTTTCCCAGACCACGAGCTGGCTGCATCTCAAAAGGCCATTTGCAGCAT GCTGATTGAGGAATTCCTAGAAAGATATGGGTGGCAGAAGCCAATGGCTAGAAGGCTGCCTTCACGTAAAATGTCACGTTCTCTGTTAATCCAGCAATTGAGGCAAAATTAA
- the LOC101491096 gene encoding putative 12-oxophytodienoate reductase 11, with product MTFHTCLITLSIKLPNTINIDTPNQPPSNSISYICISNFTIIIMGINTANTVPLLTPYNMGKFNLDHRVVLAPLTRMRSYNNVPQQIAVEYYAQRASKGGLLIAEATGVSDTAQGYPNTPGIWTQEQVQAWKPIVDAVHAKGSVFFCQIWHVGRVSSPAFQPNGQAPISSTDKPLTSSKDSEKVTPPRRLRTDEIPQIVNDFRLAARNAIEAGFDGVEIHGAHGYLLDQFMKDKVNDRTDEYGGSIENRCRFALEVVEAVVNEIGAERVGIRLSPFAEYAESRDSNPNALGLYIVNALNKYNILYCHMVEPRIKSADEVIETPHSLVPMRKAFNGTFMVAGGYDRQDGINAIAEDRADLVVYGRLFLANPDLPKRFALDAPLNKYNRETFYISDPVVGYTDYPFLE from the exons ATGACTTTTCACACCTGCCTTATTACTTTGTCAATTAAATTACCAAATACTATAAATATAGACACACCTAATCAACCtccttcaaattcaatttcataTATTTGCATTTCAAATTTCACGATTATTATCATGGGAATCAATACTGCTAATACCGTCCCTCTTCTTACACCTTACAACATGGGCAAATTCAATCTCGATcatag AGTTGTTTTGGCACCGCTTACTAGAATGAGATCTTACAACAATGTTCCTCAACAAATCGCTGTTGAGTATTACGCTCAGAGAGCTTCTAAAGGAGGTCTTCTCATAGCAGAAGCTACTGGTGTTTCTGATACTGCTCAAGGATATCCAAACACTCCTGGTATTTGGACTCAAGAGCAAGTTCAGGCATGGAAACCTATTGTAGATGCTGTTCATGCCAAAGGCAGTGTGTTTTTCTGTCAAATTTGGCATGTTGGAAGGGTTTCATCTCCAG CTTTTCAGCCGAATGGCCAAGCACCAATATCTTCTACAGACAAGCCACTCACATCAAGCAAAGATTCAGAAAAAGTCACGCCGCCAAGACGGCTAAGGACAGATGAAATTCCACAGATTGTCAATGATTTCAGACTTGCTGCAAGAAATGCTATTGAAGCTG GTTTTGATGGGGTTGAAATCCATGGAGCTCATGGCTACCTACTTGACCAATTCATGAAAGATAAAGTGAATGACAGAACAGATGAATATGGAGGATCCATTGAGAACCGTTGTCGATTTGCTTTGGAAGTTGTTGAAGCAGTTGTAAATGAGATAGGAGCAGAAAGAGTTGGAATTAGATTATCACCTTTTGCAGAATATGCAGAAAGTCGTGACTCTAATCCAAATGCATTGGGACTTTATATTGTTAATGCCCTCAATAAATACAATATTCTTTACTGTCACATGGTGGAACCAAGAATAAAATCTGCCGATGAAGTAATTGAAACCCCTCACAGCTTAGTGCCAATGAGAAAGGCTTTCAATGGAACTTTCATGGTTGCAGGAGGTTATGACAGACAAGATGGGATCAATGCTATAGCTGAAGACAGAGCAGATCTTGTTGTTTATGGTCGTTTATTCTTAGCTAATCCAGATTTGCCAAAGAGATTTGCACTTGATGCTCCTCTCAACAAGTATAACAGAGAAACATTCTACATTTCTGATCCAGTTGTTGGTTATACTGACTACCCATTTCTTGAATGA
- the LOC101490766 gene encoding LOW QUALITY PROTEIN: putative 12-oxophytodienoate reductase 11 (The sequence of the model RefSeq protein was modified relative to this genomic sequence to represent the inferred CDS: deleted 1 base in 1 codon), with the protein MGGVVESGNPIPLLTPYKMGKFNLSHRVVLAPLTRQRSYHNVPQPHAILYYSQRAIGSNGGLLIAEATGVSDTAQGYPDTPGIWTNQQIQAWKPIVHAVHAHRATFFCQIWHVGRVSDTVYQPNGQAPISSTDKPLTPQLRSNGIDVAKFTPPRRLRTDEIPNIVNDFRLAARNAIEAGFDGVEIHGAHGYLLEQFMKDKVNDRTDEYGGSLENRCRFALEVVEAVANEIGAERVGIRLSPFAEYAECGDSNPKELGLYMVNALNKYGILYCHMVEPRMKTVNEKIECPHSLVPMRKAFNGTFMVAGGYDRQDGIKAIVEDRADLVVYGRLFLANPDLPKRFALDAPLNKYNRETFYLSDPVVGYTDYPFLNDETNAAASKGGTSY; encoded by the exons ATGGGTGGTGTTGTTGAATCTGGTAACCCCATTCCTCTTCTCACCCCTTACAAAATGGGTAAATTCAATCTCTCTCACAGAGTTGTTTTAGCACCGTTAACGAGACAGAGATCATACCACAACGTTCCTCAACCACATGCTATTCTCTATTACTCTCAAAGAGCTATTGGCTCTAACGGTGGTCTTCTCATTGCCGAAGCCACCGGTGTCTCCGACACTGCTCAAGGCTATCCTGACACCCCTGGTATTTGGACTAACCAACAAATTCAAGCCTGGAAACCTATTGTTCATGCTGTTCATGCTCATCGTGCTACTTTCTTCTGTCAGATTTGGCATGTTGGAAGGGTTTCTGATACTG TTTATCAACCAAATGGACAAGCACCTATATCTTCTACAGATAAACCACTCACACCACAACTTAGAAGTAATGGTATTGATGTAGCAAAATTCACTCCTCCCAGGAGGCTAAGGACTGATGAAATTCCTAACATTGTTAATGATTTTAGGCTTGCTGCAAGAAATGCTATTGAAGCTG GTTTTGATGGAGTTGAGATTCATGGAGCTCATGGTTACTTGCTTGAGCAATTCATGAAAGATAAAGTGAATGATAGAACAGATGAATATGGTGGATCACTTGAGAATCGTTGTCGATTTGCTTTGGAAGTTGTTGAAGCTGTTGCAAATGAGATAGGTGCGGAAAGAGTTGGAATTAGATTATCACCTTTTGCAGAATATGCAGAATGTGGTGACTCTAATCCCAAAGAGTTGGGGCTTTATATGGTTAATGCCCTTAATAAATATGGTATTTTGTATTGTCACATGGTGGAACCAAGAATGAAAACTgttaatgaaaaaattgaatgcCCTCACAGCTTGGTGCCAATGAGAAAGGCCTTCAATGGCACTTTCATGGTTGCAGGTGGTTACGACCGACAAGATGGGATCAAGGCCATAGTTGAAGATAGAGCAGATCTTGTTGTTTATGGTCGTTTGTTCTTAGCTAATCCAGATTTGCCGAAGAGATTTGCACTTGATGCTCCTCTTAACAAGTATAATAGGGAGACATTTTACTTATCTGATCCAGTTGTTGGTTATACTGACTACCCT TTCTTGAATGATGAAACCAATGCTGCAGCATCCAAGGGTGGAACCTCTTACTAG
- the LOC101491413 gene encoding type IV inositol polyphosphate 5-phosphatase 7 encodes MRDENTNKTKVSWSKRMVRKFFNIKAKTEVSYQIQRDAVASGGGGLEYRSRSSLSEREPCTIKKSKTEKFSRNSSQVRRGRMNLDHPRVLDVHNYSIFTATWNVAGRSPPTNLSIDDWLHASPPADIYVLGFQEIVPLNAGNILGAEDNGPAKKWLALIGKTLNNLPGTSGGNGYYTPSPIPQPMVELNADFEGSARQKNSSFFHRRSFQTTSSSWGMDNDPSTVQPRLDRRFSVCDRVIFGNRKSDFDPSFRWGYRPSDYSRASDYSRPSDYSRWGSSDDDNGLGDSPSPVLFSPMSYGGPGTSGEDGYGMPGRSRYCLVASKQMVGIFLTIWVRGELKDHVKNMKVSCVGRGLMGYLGNKGSISISMSLHETSFCFICSHLTSGQKEGDELRRNSDVMEILKKTRFPRVHGSDNEKSPETILEHDRIIWLGDLNYRIALSYRSAKALVEMQNWRALLENDQLRIEQKRGRAFVGWNEGKIYFPPTYKYSTNSDRYSGDDKHSKEKRRTPAWCDRILWYGEGLHQLSYVRGESRFSDHRPVYGIFWAEVMSNHGKLKKSMSCSRSRIQVEELLPYSHGYTELNFF; translated from the exons ATGAGAGATGAGAATACCAACAAAACCAAG GTCTCATGGTCAAAGAGAATGGTCAGAAAATTCTTCAACATCAAAGCCAAAACTGAGGTCTCTTATCAAATTCAAAGGGATGCTGTTGCTTCTGGAG GAGGTGGCTTAGAATACAGAAGCAGGAGTAGTTTGTCTGAGAGAGAGCCATGCACAATCAAAAAGAGCAAAACAG AGAAATTTAGCAGGAACTCGAGTCAGGTCCGGCGAGGGAGAATGAACCTTGACCATCCTAGAGTTTTAGATGTCCACAACTATAG CATTTTTACTGCTACATGGAATGTGGCTGGAAGATCTCCACCAACTAATTTGAGCATCGATGATTGGCTTCATGCCTCGCCGCCTGCAGATATTTATGTTCTCGG ATTTCAAGAGATAGTTCCATTGAATGCTGGTAATATCTTAGGGGCAGAAGACAACGGTCCTGCGAAAAAATGGCTGGCTCTCATTGGAAAGACTTTAAACAATCTTCCTGGTACTAGTGGAGGCAACGGATACTACACACCTTCTCCTATTCCTCAGCCGATGGTAGAATTGAATGCAGATTTTGAAGGATCGGCTAGGCAGAAGAATTCATCATTCTTCCATCGGCGATCCTTCCAAACAACTTCTAGCAGTTGGGGAATGGACAATGATCCTTCGACTGTGCAACCGCGACTAGACCGAAGATTCAGTGTTTGTGATCGTGTGATTTTCGGTAACAGGAAAAGTGACTTCGATCCGAGTTTTAGATGGGGTTATAGGCCTAGTGACTATTCAAGGGCAAGTGACTACTCTAGACCAAGTGACTATTCAAGATGGGGTTCATCTGATGATGACAACGGCCTCGGAGATTCTCCAAGTCCAGTCTTGTTTTCACCGATGTCTTATGGTGGGCCTGGTACCTCGGGAGAAGATGGATATGGCATGCCGGGACGCTCAAGGTACTGCCTTGTTGCAAGTAAGCAAATGGTGGGAATCTTTCTTACCATTTGGGTGAGAGGTGAATTGAAGGATCATGTTAAAAACATGAAAGTTTCATGTGTTGGTAGAGGATTGATGGGTTATCTTGGAAATAAG GGTTCCATCTCAATTAGCATGTCGCTGCATGAAACGAGCTTCTGCTTCATTTGTAGCCACTTAACCTCAGGACAGAAAGAGGGTGATGAACTAAGAAGAAATTCCGATGTAATGGAGATTCTTAAAAAGACAAGGTTTCCGCGTGTTCATGGTTCTGACAATGAGAAGTCTCCAGAGACAATCCTTGAGCATGA TCGAATTATATGGCTCGGAGATTTAAATTATCGAATAGCCCTCTCCTACCGTTCTGCCAAGGCACTTGTTGAGATGCAAAACTGGAGAGCATTGTTAGAGAATGACCAG TTGAGAATAGAGCAAAAGAGAGGTCGTGCGTTTGTGGGATGGAATGAAGGGAAGATCTATTTCCCTCCAACATATAAGTATTCAACCAATTCAGATAGGTATTCTGGAGACGACAAGCACTCGAAGGAGAAGAGGCGAACACCTGCTTG GTGTGACCGTATTTTATGGTATGGAGAAGGCCTACATCAATTATCTTACGTCCGCGGGGAATCAAGGTTTTCGGATCATAGACCGGTTTATGGCATATTTTGGGCTGAGGTTATGTCAAATCATggaaaattgaagaaaagtaTGAGCTGTTCTCGGTCGAGAATCCAGGTGGAGGAACTTTTGCCATATTCCCATGGATACACTGAGCTGAACTTTTTCTGA